One window of the Salvia miltiorrhiza cultivar Shanhuang (shh) unplaced genomic scaffold, IMPLAD_Smil_shh original_scaffold_217, whole genome shotgun sequence genome contains the following:
- the LOC131003509 gene encoding uncharacterized protein LOC131003509 isoform X2, with the protein MFRVREARDRDLRARNSRLASGGRRRFSSLCVAESAQVRNPKGALRRPMPWPHDAVSETLYSKNSCSWFGVCFVLKAGREVARLMYLHNGSWWLSIILFLVCLLSWSYLTLLFLSGCALFNLAGNLQIIHFENYGKVLEKDLDVSLYIEEHMTLTFDLSKISHRFRIFLLLEFLIVTASQFVTLLQATENQGIINLINGGDFAVLSIVQLVGILLCLSAAAKISHRAQSLGSVASRWHALVTCNSNDGLGSGNVDNGGNAEAHPSGSLSFNCSESDLESADYMPLPTNIHPTPSNSSYQRRQAFVTYVQSNTGGFTIFGWIVDRMLINTIFFIELSLVFFVLGKTITVTVR; encoded by the exons ATGTTCCGCGTGCGAGAAGCTAGAGATCGAGACCTTCGAGCTCGAAATTCTCGTCTCGCGAGCGGTGGTCGCCGCCGTTTCTCTTCTCTGTGTGTCGCGGAATCTGCGCAAGTACGGAATCCGAAAGGCGCTCTTCGTCGACCGATGCCATGGCCGCATGACGCAGTTTCGGAAACACTATATTCAAAGAATTCGT GTTCATGGTTTGGGGTGTGCTTTGTATTGAAGGCCGGTCGCGAGGTTGCTCGTCTGATGTATCTGCACAATGGTTCTTGGTGGCTGTCTATTATCTTGTTCTTAGTTTGCTTGTTATCTTGGTCGTATTTGACACTGCTATTTCTATCTGGATGTGCTTTGTTTAATTTGGCGGGGAATTTGCAAATAATACACTTCGAAAACTATGGGAAAGTTCTTGAGAAAGATTTGGATGTTTCTCTCTACATCGAGGAGCACATGACTCTAACCTTCGATTTATCAAAGATAAGTCACAGGTTCCGAATCTTTCTTCTTCTGGAGTTCTTGATTGTCACAGCAAGTCAGTTTGTCACATTATTGCAGGCAACAGAAAATCAGGGCATCATCAATCTCATCAATGGAGGTGATTTTGCA GTCCTATCGATTGTTCAATTAGTTGGAATCCTTCTCTGTCTGAGTGCAGCAGCTAAGATTTCTCACAGAGCCCAGAGTCTTGGCTCAGTTGCTAGCAGATGGCATGCATTAGTTACTTGCAATTCGAATGATGGTTTGGGTTCTGGAAATGTCGACAATGGTGGAAATGCTGAAGCCCATCCTTCTGGTTCATTATCTTTTAATTGTTCAGAAAGTGATTTGGAATCTGCTGATTACATGCCTCTGCCGACAAATATACACCCCACCCCTTCTAACTCTTCATATCAAAGGAGACAAGCTTTTG TTACATACGTGCAATCCAACACGGGTGGATTCACAATCTTCGGATGGATCGTGGATCGTATGCTGATCAATACAATCTTCTTCATTGAGCTATCCCTCGTCTTCTTCGTTCTCGGCAAGACCATCACTGTCACAGTCAGATAA
- the LOC131003509 gene encoding uncharacterized protein LOC131003509 isoform X3, whose translation MFLMFETRLEGSWFGVCFVLKAGREVARLMYLHNGSWWLSIILFLVCLLSWSYLTLLFLSGCALFNLAGNLQIIHFENYGKVLEKDLDVSLYIEEHMTLTFDLSKISHRFRIFLLLEFLIVTASQFVTLLQATENQGIINLINGGDFAVLSIVQLVGILLCLSAAAKISHRAQSLGSVASRWHALVTCNSNDGLGSGNVDNGGNAEAHPSGSLSFNCSESDLESADYMPLPTNIHPTPSNSSYQRRQAFVTYVQSNTGGFTIFGWIVDRMLINTIFFIELSLVFFVLGKTITVTVR comes from the exons ATGTTTTTGATGTTCGAAACCAGGTTAGAAG GTTCATGGTTTGGGGTGTGCTTTGTATTGAAGGCCGGTCGCGAGGTTGCTCGTCTGATGTATCTGCACAATGGTTCTTGGTGGCTGTCTATTATCTTGTTCTTAGTTTGCTTGTTATCTTGGTCGTATTTGACACTGCTATTTCTATCTGGATGTGCTTTGTTTAATTTGGCGGGGAATTTGCAAATAATACACTTCGAAAACTATGGGAAAGTTCTTGAGAAAGATTTGGATGTTTCTCTCTACATCGAGGAGCACATGACTCTAACCTTCGATTTATCAAAGATAAGTCACAGGTTCCGAATCTTTCTTCTTCTGGAGTTCTTGATTGTCACAGCAAGTCAGTTTGTCACATTATTGCAGGCAACAGAAAATCAGGGCATCATCAATCTCATCAATGGAGGTGATTTTGCA GTCCTATCGATTGTTCAATTAGTTGGAATCCTTCTCTGTCTGAGTGCAGCAGCTAAGATTTCTCACAGAGCCCAGAGTCTTGGCTCAGTTGCTAGCAGATGGCATGCATTAGTTACTTGCAATTCGAATGATGGTTTGGGTTCTGGAAATGTCGACAATGGTGGAAATGCTGAAGCCCATCCTTCTGGTTCATTATCTTTTAATTGTTCAGAAAGTGATTTGGAATCTGCTGATTACATGCCTCTGCCGACAAATATACACCCCACCCCTTCTAACTCTTCATATCAAAGGAGACAAGCTTTTG TTACATACGTGCAATCCAACACGGGTGGATTCACAATCTTCGGATGGATCGTGGATCGTATGCTGATCAATACAATCTTCTTCATTGAGCTATCCCTCGTCTTCTTCGTTCTCGGCAAGACCATCACTGTCACAGTCAGATAA
- the LOC131003484 gene encoding uncharacterized protein LOC131003484, with protein MKPPFGWKEYLSGEVVPDSEDSCLSWGDPPPVYFPFSMSETSPPSPEESGVGESDCEEIRDDAADRRSPPPFRPPIFRRPCPARMKPYVSHSIPLCGTTSSEIEGDLDLFCYESWGNDFLSEANPSFEELEELEASSDELAMKSVEPIQSWHTASNAHLKLLAIFYPMMFRPKCEKWSSGRHGTSPP; from the exons ATGAAGCCTCCCTTCGGTTGGAAGGAATATCTGAGCGGAGAGGTGGTTCCGGACTCCGAAGATTCTTGCCTTTCCTGGGGTGATCCGCCGCCGGTGTACTTCCCTTTCTCCATGTCGGAGACGTCGCCGCCATCACCCGAGGAGAGTGGTGTCGGCGAGTCAGATTGCGAAGAGATTAGAGACGACGCGGCAGATCGGCGCTCGCCCCCTCCTTTCCGACCTCCGATCTTTCGACGCCCTTGCCCCGCAAGGATGAAACCGTACGTTTCTCACTCAATACCTTTGTGTGGTACTACATCGTCTGAAATTGAGGGAGATCTTGACCTCTTTTGTTATGAATCTTGGGGAAATGATTTTCTGAGCGAGGCAAACCCTAGCTTCGAGGAATTGGAGGAATTGGAGGCGAGTTCGGATGAATTGGCGATGAAATCAGTTGAACCAATTCAGTCTTGGCACACTGCATCCAACGCCCACCTTAAACTGCTCGCCATTTTTTACCCAATGATGTTTCGG CCCAAATGCGAGAAATGGTCTTCCGGCAGACATGGAACTTCTCCTCCATAG
- the LOC131003509 gene encoding uncharacterized protein LOC131003509 isoform X1, with amino-acid sequence MASPEASLLLHPETELDQSLTTLEKFLGLLGFCQHTLLRATLSWLAFFLLAVALPLAEIELSRCSACEKLEIETFELEILVSRAVVAAVSLLCVSRNLRKYGIRKALFVDRCHGRMTQFRKHYIQRIRVFYCLLGSWFGVCFVLKAGREVARLMYLHNGSWWLSIILFLVCLLSWSYLTLLFLSGCALFNLAGNLQIIHFENYGKVLEKDLDVSLYIEEHMTLTFDLSKISHRFRIFLLLEFLIVTASQFVTLLQATENQGIINLINGGDFAVLSIVQLVGILLCLSAAAKISHRAQSLGSVASRWHALVTCNSNDGLGSGNVDNGGNAEAHPSGSLSFNCSESDLESADYMPLPTNIHPTPSNSSYQRRQAFVTYVQSNTGGFTIFGWIVDRMLINTIFFIELSLVFFVLGKTITVTVR; translated from the exons ATGGCGTCGCCCGAGGCCTCCCTCTTGCTCCACCCCGAAACCGAGCTCGACCAATCCCTAACCACTCTGGAAAAATTCCTCGGCCTCCTGGGCTTCTGCCAGCATACTCTCCTCCGTGCCACGCTCTCGTGGCTAGCCTTCTTCCTCCTCGCCGTCGCTCTTCCGCTCGCCGAGATCGAGCTCTCCAGATGTTCCGCGTGCGAGAAGCTAGAGATCGAGACCTTCGAGCTCGAAATTCTCGTCTCGCGAGCGGTGGTCGCCGCCGTTTCTCTTCTCTGTGTGTCGCGGAATCTGCGCAAGTACGGAATCCGAAAGGCGCTCTTCGTCGACCGATGCCATGGCCGCATGACGCAGTTTCGGAAACACTATATTCAAAGAATTCGT GTATTTTACTGCTTATTAGGTTCATGGTTTGGGGTGTGCTTTGTATTGAAGGCCGGTCGCGAGGTTGCTCGTCTGATGTATCTGCACAATGGTTCTTGGTGGCTGTCTATTATCTTGTTCTTAGTTTGCTTGTTATCTTGGTCGTATTTGACACTGCTATTTCTATCTGGATGTGCTTTGTTTAATTTGGCGGGGAATTTGCAAATAATACACTTCGAAAACTATGGGAAAGTTCTTGAGAAAGATTTGGATGTTTCTCTCTACATCGAGGAGCACATGACTCTAACCTTCGATTTATCAAAGATAAGTCACAGGTTCCGAATCTTTCTTCTTCTGGAGTTCTTGATTGTCACAGCAAGTCAGTTTGTCACATTATTGCAGGCAACAGAAAATCAGGGCATCATCAATCTCATCAATGGAGGTGATTTTGCA GTCCTATCGATTGTTCAATTAGTTGGAATCCTTCTCTGTCTGAGTGCAGCAGCTAAGATTTCTCACAGAGCCCAGAGTCTTGGCTCAGTTGCTAGCAGATGGCATGCATTAGTTACTTGCAATTCGAATGATGGTTTGGGTTCTGGAAATGTCGACAATGGTGGAAATGCTGAAGCCCATCCTTCTGGTTCATTATCTTTTAATTGTTCAGAAAGTGATTTGGAATCTGCTGATTACATGCCTCTGCCGACAAATATACACCCCACCCCTTCTAACTCTTCATATCAAAGGAGACAAGCTTTTG TTACATACGTGCAATCCAACACGGGTGGATTCACAATCTTCGGATGGATCGTGGATCGTATGCTGATCAATACAATCTTCTTCATTGAGCTATCCCTCGTCTTCTTCGTTCTCGGCAAGACCATCACTGTCACAGTCAGATAA
- the LOC131003512 gene encoding uncharacterized protein LOC131003512 produces MFSCAVCRPLFAQDGSVLFDGKIGIFPYTEMVAAKRSSKNRVAGTLEQKSIESITKDVVREGFIKQLVPAIKAKWPSFYSKDIFIQQDNARPHIRNDDLEFREVASSDGFNINIIHQPPNSPDTNINDLGWFRAIQSLQQETACFNVDDLVKAVVSSFEELDPMTLNCVFLSLQGCMLETLKVKGQNCYKLPHMKKGSLIRQDRLPLCLDVPQQLVSESIAHLEEKGEVEGIEELKQRLGIHEATLDGIESQFNALMLLD; encoded by the exons ATGTTTTCGTGCGCAGTGTGCAGGCCATTGTTTGCTCAAGATGGTAGTGTGTTGTTTGATGGGAAGATAGGCATCTTCCCATATACAGAGATGGTGGCAGCCAAGAGATCAAGTAAAAACAGAGTGGCAGGAACTCTAGAGCAAAAGTCAATAGAGAGCATCACAAAGGATGTTGTTAGAGAGGGGTTCATCAAGCAG CTTGTACCTGCCATCAAGGCCAAGTGGCCCTCCTTTTACAGCAAGGATATCTTTATACAACAAGATAATGCAAGACCACACATTAGAAATGATGACTTAGAGTTTAGAGAGGTTGCATCAAGTGATGGTTTCAATATCAACATAATTCATCAACCTCCAAACTCACCCGACACCAATATCAATGACCTTGGTTGGTTTAGGGCAATTCAAAGCCTACAACAGGAGACTGCATGCTTCAATGTGGATGATTTAGTAAAAGCAGTGGTATCTTCTTTTGAAGAACTAGACCCTATGACTTTGAATTGTGTTTTTTTAAGCTTACAAGGTTGTATGCTAGAGACTTTGAAGGTGAAGGGGCAGAATTGCTACAAATTACCCCATATGAAGAAAGGCTCGTTGATTAGACAAGATAGGCTGCCACTATGTTTGGATGTTCCACAACAACTTGTGAGTGAAAGCATAGCACATTTGGAAGAAAAAGGTGAagttgaaggcattgaagaaCTTAAACAGAGATTGGGAATTCATGAAGCAACATTAGATGGCATTGAATCACAGTTCAATGCCCTAATGTTACTTGACTAA